From the genome of Bradyrhizobium elkanii USDA 76, one region includes:
- the recG gene encoding ATP-dependent DNA helicase RecG: protein MRPALLNPLFAQVTTLQGVGPKQDKLLRYLLDRSETPRLVDLLLHLPASVIDRRARPKIRDAAVGTMVTLEVTVDRHRPPPPRNSRAPYLVYASDDTGDVVLTFFRAQPGYVEKLLPVGEKRYVSGTLAMYDGIPQIVHPDRVVDEAGFAKLSGIDPVYPLTEGLAIGSLRRAIAQALTRLPDLPEWISPEVLRRCNFPPIREALTRVHVPVELTDILPDGPFWSRLAFDELLAGQLALALIRATLRRPAGVRNAGDGHLRRKIIDALPYALTRSQQEAVAAIIADLQQPVRMLRLVQGDVGSGKTVVALLAAAAVAEAGKQAALMAPTEILARQHIKTIAPLAERAGLRVAILTGREKGKERRELLAQLEGGEIDLLVGTHALIQDDVVYKALALAVVDEQHRFGVRERLALTSKGEAVDVLVLSATPIPRTLVLTYFGDMDVSELREKPAGRQPIDTRAVPMSRIEDVMDGVGRALAAGKLVYWICPLVDESEAEGTEHLTNATERFESLQKRFGDRVGLVHGQMKGTEKDRVMAQFAEHEIGLLVATTVVEVGVDVPAATIMVIENAERFGLAQLHQLRGRIGRGSEASTCLLLYKEPLGEMSKARLKVIRETTDGFRIAEEDLKLRGEGDVLGIRQSGLPGYRIARSEVHGQLITQARDEALRIMKDNPKLKGERGDALRVLLYLYERDEAVPLIGAG from the coding sequence ATGCGCCCAGCCCTGCTCAATCCACTGTTTGCCCAGGTCACGACCCTGCAAGGGGTCGGCCCGAAGCAGGACAAGCTGCTGCGCTATCTGCTCGACCGCAGCGAGACGCCGCGGCTGGTCGACCTGCTGCTGCATCTGCCGGCGAGCGTGATCGACCGCCGCGCCCGGCCGAAGATCCGCGACGCCGCGGTCGGAACCATGGTGACGCTCGAGGTCACCGTCGACCGCCATCGCCCGCCGCCGCCGCGCAATTCGCGCGCGCCCTACCTCGTCTATGCCAGCGACGATACCGGCGACGTCGTCTTGACCTTCTTCCGCGCCCAGCCCGGCTATGTCGAGAAGCTGCTGCCGGTCGGCGAGAAGCGCTACGTCTCCGGCACGCTGGCGATGTATGACGGCATCCCGCAGATCGTGCATCCTGATCGCGTCGTCGATGAAGCGGGCTTTGCAAAACTGTCCGGCATCGATCCGGTCTATCCGCTGACCGAGGGGCTCGCGATCGGCTCGCTCCGCCGCGCCATCGCGCAGGCGCTGACCAGGCTGCCGGATCTGCCGGAATGGATCAGCCCCGAGGTGCTGCGCCGCTGCAACTTCCCGCCGATCAGGGAGGCGCTGACCCGCGTCCACGTGCCGGTCGAGCTGACCGACATCCTGCCCGACGGCCCGTTCTGGTCGCGCCTCGCGTTCGACGAACTGCTCGCCGGCCAGCTCGCGCTCGCCCTGATCCGCGCCACGCTGCGCCGTCCCGCCGGTGTGCGCAACGCCGGCGACGGTCATCTGCGCCGGAAGATCATCGATGCCCTGCCCTATGCGCTGACCAGGTCGCAGCAAGAGGCGGTCGCGGCGATCATCGCGGACCTGCAGCAGCCGGTGCGGATGCTGCGCCTCGTGCAGGGCGATGTCGGTTCCGGCAAGACCGTGGTCGCGCTGCTGGCTGCCGCCGCGGTTGCGGAAGCCGGCAAACAGGCCGCGCTGATGGCACCGACCGAAATCCTGGCGCGCCAGCACATCAAGACCATCGCGCCGCTCGCCGAGCGCGCCGGCCTACGCGTTGCGATCCTCACCGGCCGCGAGAAAGGCAAGGAGCGCCGCGAGCTGTTGGCGCAGCTTGAGGGCGGCGAGATCGACCTCTTGGTCGGCACCCACGCGCTGATCCAGGACGATGTGGTCTACAAGGCGCTGGCGCTTGCCGTGGTCGACGAGCAGCATCGCTTCGGCGTGCGCGAGCGCCTGGCACTGACTTCCAAGGGCGAGGCCGTCGACGTGCTGGTGCTGAGCGCCACGCCGATTCCGCGCACGCTGGTGCTGACTTACTTTGGCGACATGGACGTCTCGGAGCTGCGCGAAAAGCCCGCCGGCCGCCAGCCGATCGACACCCGCGCGGTGCCGATGAGCCGGATCGAGGACGTCATGGACGGCGTCGGCCGCGCGCTTGCCGCCGGCAAGCTGGTCTACTGGATCTGCCCGCTGGTCGATGAATCCGAGGCCGAGGGCACCGAGCATCTCACCAACGCGACCGAACGTTTCGAGAGCCTGCAGAAGAGGTTCGGCGATCGCGTCGGCCTCGTGCACGGCCAGATGAAGGGCACCGAGAAGGATCGCGTGATGGCGCAATTCGCCGAGCACGAGATCGGGCTCCTGGTCGCAACCACCGTGGTCGAGGTCGGCGTCGACGTGCCCGCGGCGACCATCATGGTGATCGAGAACGCCGAACGTTTCGGGCTTGCGCAGCTGCATCAGCTGCGCGGGCGCATCGGCCGCGGCTCGGAAGCCTCGACCTGCCTGCTGCTCTACAAGGAGCCACTCGGCGAGATGTCGAAGGCGCGGTTGAAAGTGATCCGCGAGACCACCGATGGCTTCCGGATCGCCGAGGAGGATCTGAAGCTGCGCGGCGAAGGCGACGTGCTCGGCATCCGCCAGAGCGGCCTGCCCGGCTACCGCATCGCGCGCTCAGAGGTGCACGGCCAGCTGATCACCCAGGCCCGCGACGAGGCGCTGCGGATCATGAAGGACAATCCGAAGCTGAAGGGCGAACGCGGCGACGCGCTGCGCGTCCTGCTCTACCTCTACGAACGCGACGAAGCCGTGCCGTTGATCGGGGCTGGGTAG